Within the Dialister hominis genome, the region TGCCGTTATCACAGCATCACCCGCGCTGCGGAATCCCTTTTCGTTTCACAGCCGACAATATCGACTTCGATCCGTAATCTGGAAAAGGAGTTTCACCTTAGACTTTTCACCCATGGCCAGAACCGGATCACACTGACCAATGACGGCTCTCTTTTTTATAAGAAAGCCGAATATATCCTTCACAGAGCGCATGAGATGTACACGGATTTCTCTGACAAGGACACGAACAAGGCACCGCTTCGGATCGGCATCACTTCGACCCCGAGCGCCCTGCTTCTGCCGTCCCTTGCCATGGAGTTTGAAGAGAAATACGGCATCCCCGTGAAGCTCATGGAATGCTCTTCCATGCACGCCCGCGAGCTTGTCGATAATGATGAACTGGATGTGGCTATCGCCAATCTGGATTTCTACAATCTGGATAACTACGATTACCACACCGTCATTGAAGATACGTACGTGTACTGTGTAGACAAGAATCATCACCTGGCTAAGGAACCATCCGTTTCCTTCGAAACACTGAAGGAAGAGCCGATCATTCTTTTCAACACGGACTCCGTCCAGTCTCACACCGTCATCACCGGCTTCCGTTCCGAAGGAGCAACTCCGCATATCAAAATGTACTGCAGCCAGCTGACGACAGTCCTCAACTGTCTTTCTGCCGGCAACTGTGGTGCCTTCCTCTACTCGGCAATGACCCTTCCGGAAAACATCGTGAAGATTCCTGTCGAGCCAAGGATCAGCAACCAGTTTGGCCTGCTGTGGAAGAAAGGCGTCTTCATCACCGACCACCTCGGAAAATTCATCCAGTACATGGGAAATTACAAATTCACTTCTACGAATCTTCGCCCTGTCATTGCAGAACCTAGCGTTGCTGCAGCCAGTGCTGAGGCTGAGTAGAAGGGAAAAACGTCCGCTGAAAGGCGGGTGTTTTTGCTTTCCCTTCATATCCATTTTCCCCACAATAAAACTCTGCTGGTTTTCCAGCAGAGTTTCTTTAACCCCCGCGGCGGTCACTTTTTGTGGTTTGTATACAGGTCGTATGATACTTCTCTTTCATCAAAGCGGTTCAGTACGACTGGTTTCCTTTCGGCATAGCCGATGACTACGATGCAGAATGGATCAAGTTCAGTCGGGATATCGAGGATGTTGCAGAGGTGGATCTTTCTGTCCTGATATGGATAAACCTGCAGCCAGAGGCTCCCCAGCCCCAGGTGTTCCGCTTCGAGCAGGATGTTTTCTGCGGCAGCTGCGCAGTCGAAGGACCATTCGTCAGGGAAGCTGACGCCTTCTTTCTTGCCTACGATAACGATTGCAGCAGATGCTTTTCTCGCCGGGCCTGCTACGATGCTGTTGTGAGAAATGGCTTTGACGAGGTCTTCTCTTGTTACGATGATGAAGTCTCTGTCTTTCTGATTTCCTACGGATCTGG harbors:
- a CDS encoding LysR family transcriptional regulator, with the protein product MTLNQLEYFCAVCRYHSITRAAESLFVSQPTISTSIRNLEKEFHLRLFTHGQNRITLTNDGSLFYKKAEYILHRAHEMYTDFSDKDTNKAPLRIGITSTPSALLLPSLAMEFEEKYGIPVKLMECSSMHARELVDNDELDVAIANLDFYNLDNYDYHTVIEDTYVYCVDKNHHLAKEPSVSFETLKEEPIILFNTDSVQSHTVITGFRSEGATPHIKMYCSQLTTVLNCLSAGNCGAFLYSAMTLPENIVKIPVEPRISNQFGLLWKKGVFITDHLGKFIQYMGNYKFTSTNLRPVIAEPSVAAASAEAE
- a CDS encoding nitroreductase family protein → MDEIFRRGECRNFKELTPVPDEQLLTLVKAGMQARSVGNQKDRDFIIVTREDLVKAISHNSIVAGPARKASAAIVIVGKKEGVSFPDEWSFDCAAAAENILLEAEHLGLGSLWLQVYPYQDRKIHLCNILDIPTELDPFCIVVIGYAERKPVVLNRFDEREVSYDLYTNHKK